The following DNA comes from Miscanthus floridulus cultivar M001 chromosome 5, ASM1932011v1, whole genome shotgun sequence.
TGGATACGTCATCAGTGACTTCAAGGCCATCCCTGCGATGGCAAAATTAAATCAGCTAGAGAACTGAGCAGTATAACAATATCATAAATTTGATTTACCCAGAGCTAAGAACTAAAGCTAACCGTTtaacaagctcaaaaccatctcTGAGTAAATTGGGCTTCATAACCTACAATCAGAAAACACGCTATTATGAATTATGATGTTGTGGTTCCTCAAAAAGAAACCAAAAAAGGGGAAAAAAGTTTTTTTGGTCTGTGGGAACAGGGAAACAAATAAGAAACATAGAAAGGTAATAGTATGATTACCTGTGGAGTTTGCATTTCCCAGAGAGTTTTCCGGTCAAGAGTTTTTACGACAAAAGAATCACTATTGGCCTGAAGGGGATATGGAAAGGAATGTTATATCCCATCCACAATGCTATTATGTGGATGATAGTTGCATAGCAAGAAGTAAGCATAAGATTGATTGAGCAATTCTATTTGCACAATCATATTGACACATCATCTAGATGGCATAAACACTTACCTCCTTTATTGTAGCTTTCACAGGCACACCAAGAACAGCTGCTCCATGTACTGCAGCATCTTCTAAGACCTAGTCAGTAAAATCAAAATTAACATTATCGCTTGAACAAACTGCAAAGCACTCGTAGCTATCCTTTTTTCCTCTAGAAAGCACAAAAAAACCTGCAGCTTTCAGGAAATACACTTCCTGTGAAATATGAAAAAGAAACAGCAGAATTAAATAAGAAACTCCAGAACTACTCTAAGGGTAGAGCAAAAAATGTCAAAGCTGGATCAGTTATTTTTGGCAATATTCCATGCAGTCAATGTATAGTAGATCTGCAGTAAATATAAGTTGCAAATTGCAGGTGAGAGTTATCAGCAGGTTCATGGCTGGGAAAGATATTATTTCAATGTTTCCAAAGAAAGAACAAGCTAAAGCAACCATCTGATTACACATACGATGATATAATTCATGCTGCATCATGGACAACAGGAGTAGCCTTTTTTACATCTTCAGAAGAAACTAAGGGCCTCGCAGAATCATGGACACAAAGTAGTTCCGAATCCCCATCAATTTCCTGCAAACAAGCAATATACACAAGATCTATACGGTATTTATGCACAGGAGCAGAAGGAGCAATAGATACAAGTGATTTGCCACTGACCTGAAGTCCATTAAAAACGGAGTCCTGTCTCTCTTTTCCCGGGCGTGCAAATTTAAGAGGTATTTGCAAGTTCTCAATAGAACCTATGGAAACGGATAACAATTTAAGACAATCAGTCACAAGTGTATCATGGTTTGAATGTAGTCATAGAAACTGCTGCCTCTAATACACTTTAGATAAAACCATAGCTAAGTCAATAAAAATAGAATGAGTGGAAAATATTGCTACCTTCAAATACATCACTGTAGTCTGGTTCACACACAACCACAACTTCTTTGACTTCCTTCAGTTGGCAGAAAGTTTTTAAACTGTGGATAAAATGTAAGGATTCCTGTGTCCACATCAGCTTGCTGACTTGAGGAATTCAAAAACTTTTATGCTAGAGAAAGGAACCTGTGCAATGCAATTGGTAGTCCCAGTAGAGGTAGATACTGCTTTGGCATACTTGCCTGTTAAAAAAGAGGGGCAGAATTTAGACAGCAGTCAAGCATTGGAAGGACACACTAAGTTCGCAGGCTAATGCAAATTTTTTACAGTGCTCAGTGAAACATTTCGTTGCAATTCAGCTAACAATAATGACTTTTTTTGCTTAACTCAATTCATTTGTTCAATAGAGCACACAACCTTGATGCATTACGTTTCTTGTACTTTAAATTAGTGTTGTTCAAAGGCACCATTATCAGTGACTGAAGAACTGAATTGTTATGGTGACCTTATTGTCCCCAAAATGATCAAACTGGTGAACCTAACCCAAACGAATGCACAATAACTAGAGAGCATGTCCTCGCACTGTTGCGACCAAAAAACTGAAGACACGTTTGAAGCAGAAGAGACATGATACCCCCATTCTCTTTCCCTGGCCTCCGGACAAGAGGATCACCGAGACGCTCCTCTCCTTCACAGCCACACCCACACCCTGGCGAAAAAAAGCTCATGTCAGCGGTCCCCCTCTTAGTCAACAGCGCACGCGCCCCGTGGCTTCGGATAGCCACCGCACCTGCTCGCCGTCGGCTATGGAAGCGCGGATTGCCGGATTCGAACGCCTCGTGTGCCGCCTAAGAGCAACCCCGTAGCTCCCACCTGACAACAGGCCGCAGCAAAATGAAGGTCTCTCTCAGTGTGGTAGCATCTACGAGCAATCCAATCGGAATTCGCTTGAATTTTTCACACAGATGGCTGCGAGTGGCCCGGCATTTGGACGGAGCGAACTCCTAAACAAACGGAGAAGTGGCTTCCTTACCCGTCCGAAGGCGGCGGGAGGCTGGGAGCACCGCAGGCGCCGGGAAAGgcgccggcggtggcggtggcgttgCAGCAGGAGGGAGGCGCGCCTGGAGACGGAGGCAGAGGCGGAGCTCCATCTCGGAGGCGCTGGCCGCTGCGAACGCGAGgccgaggggaggggaggggtgacGACTGACGATGGTCTACAGAGAAGCGACAAATCGCCTGTGCGTTATGCGTTTCGGTCAATCCACGCCGTCCACATTTCCGAAAGTCACAGgactgtactcatctactctctccGTTCAAAAAAGAGTATTTTTTAAAACATAAAAAAGAGTATCTAAGATTTAAAGATTTCATGTACcccaatttttttaaaataactagatttataaaaaatattagcaatatttgcaTCATGCTCCGTAGGCTATACAACTTCGTACTCCCTTCATACCAAATACTAAGtttgttttgactttttttatacatatttttgtatATAACTAAACACATAATATGtcctagatatataataaaacagcCTATAATTTTTCTATGCGTATAGAAATGTCAAAACAGTCTATAATTTTAAACGGAGGTAGTAAGTGTTTAAacgttatactccctccgtccaaataTAAAATATAATCTTGATTTTCGAACAGCTAGGCAATTTTTGATTTATTATATCTatatgttgacacaaaaatgtaaCGATATGATCAATACACAACAAGCCggaagatctgagtggaacgaaaccagagatctgcttggcttcaacacagaaccaatcGATTCTGAAAAtccaacgacgtgccagtcaatttaacctgcAATTGACGAGAAGAGAAaattttatcagtaatttaaggtggaacatgtcggtgttgcaccaaacaACAGTTCTAAATGTACGgttagatagccgattcaatgaggctatcgactaaatagtcgatttctAGCTAATCCATGAAAAAAGTATAACATACGAAGAAATCGTCtctctaatataaatgaatctacaaacaatttgaatctaatctattatcatcaacagtgaggttcgatcggatcgatgcagctatgataatgataacaaactaaagccaaagaatctataaaaccatctatatgttgacagattcatgaaaacatgcaatatacgtgagagtataggcaaatcggctaaaatagccgatgcagtcatagcaaacaaacagagtacatatcttgattatgaacaagaccactaatcgataatttctaatctaaagtcttacaagtgaggttcgaccagatcgatgcagctatggtactgtcattagattagatctcattaactagtgagtttattcaagattgaaacatgtttttgaatgTATATTATATTtgactggaatagagataaaaccgTCGATCTAGcgaaattaagccatcaattatgagatttgaagcgtgaccagatcaaaaGACGACCAATtgagatgatatgatgccgatctatctctatttcaattgggtgattttgttataattaagaaaacattaattataacaagatcaataattggtgaatcaaccaaaaacagtaaggaaatcttactaatcttagcatattcgataactggtgatattgtattaaacaacaagttatttaacacaagatcgataactttaatctatattatgattcgtaagagatcaatcagctggtgtagccttacaaactacgatacagatcgataactaacttatattatggctcataaaagattaatcaattgatgcagctttacaagcataatacaagtcgtgacggtactcacaagcaagaggtcgatcagtcgatgcagctctgtttgctaaagaactcgttgtgatctacaatactcctactcctGATGCAATGGCGAAAGCCGAAAATGTTGTGTTGATTGAATGTTCGTCTCTTTTTACAATAACCagtgtctaatatttatacccagaatctaaacatgaatcctactcaaatacgactcattacaattcttgaaataaaagaaaacttcataacttaataataacttggaccccaatTTTCCTTATTCATATAGTCCGACACATCTCCCTGGCGCCATTCAAGTATAGCCCATTGAcgccgtctgctgacgtcatccataaaatagccgattctgacattacatctaaatcagctgatatcgattctcATCCAATCGATtctttgatgacacaatcctggaagATTCGAGTtctcgcgttcttcttcccaaattttggtgtaaacactataTAAATAAAGTACTAACATCTGCAATACCGAATAAGAACCATTAACTTAATTATGAAGTGTATTTTCATAGTAGAACTATTTGAAGTtctaaaaattcaaccaaatttaagaaaatatttcaaataaaaaattacATTCATTTTAGAACAAATGGAGTGTTATTATTATAAAAATGATAGGAAATATTTTGGTTAGGGGACAGTGGTCTTTGAGGCTTCGCGATTTTCACATCATATGTGCGGTAACTTGGGTTTTCAAAGTTGATTAAggtcccgtttggcagggcttcacttcactagtgaagccatttttttttgcttcagctccacgaacagttccatcggtggagctgaagcggttttggtaaaccgtttggcaaaatggtttccctgtgagagcatgtttttaggggtctGGAAGAgtagccgggagaagccacttttttttgctccatcccaccccaaatcactgtgagagcatgtttttaggggcttcacaagtgaagctattttactttaccccgtttggtagaaaacggctccaaacgacTCCTGAAGCCGATGAAGAAGCCCCGCCAAACGGGGCCTGGAATTGCTTGTGGTATTCATTGCATTGTAAGCCGTAGCCCGTTTTCATCAGAAGCAACATAATGCGCTTGTCCAGTCCTCTGCAGACGCCGTCACATATAGGATGAGTGGATGACAAAAGTATTCAACATGTGTTAAACCATATAGGCcctggcttgctgaaacttggctgaaagtggctgaaaaacattgttctgactgaaatgttgttagaaaaaaatattgttctggc
Coding sequences within:
- the LOC136450969 gene encoding 2-C-methyl-D-erythritol 4-phosphate cytidylyltransferase, chloroplastic-like isoform X2 yields the protein MELRLCLRLQARLPPAATPPPPPAPFPAPAVLPASRRLRTGGSYGVALRRHTRRSNPAIRASIADGEQGVAVKERSVSVILLSGGQGKRMGASMPKQYLPLLGLPIALHSLKTFCQLKEVKEVVVVCEPDYSDVFEGSIENLQIPLKFARPGKERQDSVFNGLQEIDGDSELLCVHDSARPLVSSEDVKKVLEDAAVHGAAVLGVPVKATIKEANSDSFVVKTLDRKTLWEMQTPQVMKPNLLRDGFELVKRDGLEVTDDVSIVEYLKHPVYITEGSYTNIKVTTPDDLLLAERLMNEK
- the LOC136450969 gene encoding 2-C-methyl-D-erythritol 4-phosphate cytidylyltransferase, chloroplastic-like isoform X1 encodes the protein MELRLCLRLQARLPPAATPPPPPAPFPAPAVLPASRRLRTGGSYGVALRRHTRRSNPAIRASIADGEQGVGVAVKERSVSVILLSGGQGKRMGASMPKQYLPLLGLPIALHSLKTFCQLKEVKEVVVVCEPDYSDVFEGSIENLQIPLKFARPGKERQDSVFNGLQEIDGDSELLCVHDSARPLVSSEDVKKVLEDAAVHGAAVLGVPVKATIKEANSDSFVVKTLDRKTLWEMQTPQVMKPNLLRDGFELVKRDGLEVTDDVSIVEYLKHPVYITEGSYTNIKVTTPDDLLLAERLMNEK
- the LOC136450969 gene encoding 2-C-methyl-D-erythritol 4-phosphate cytidylyltransferase, chloroplastic-like isoform X3, which gives rise to MELRLCLRLQARLPPAATPPPPPAPFPAPAVLPASRRLRTGGSYGVALRRHTRRSNPAIRASIADGEQGVGVAVKERSVSVILLSGGQGKRMGASMPKQYLPLLGLPIALHSLKTFCQLKEVKEVVVVCEPDYSDVFEGSIENLQIPLKFARPGKERQDSVFNGLQEIDGDSELLCVHDSARPLVSSEDVLEDAAVHGAAVLGVPVKATIKEANSDSFVVKTLDRKTLWEMQTPQVMKPNLLRDGFELVKRDGLEVTDDVSIVEYLKHPVYITEGSYTNIKVTTPDDLLLAERLMNEK